In Ailuropoda melanoleuca isolate Jingjing chromosome 4, ASM200744v2, whole genome shotgun sequence, the following proteins share a genomic window:
- the RAB43 gene encoding ras-related protein Rab-43, with translation MAGPGPGPGDPDEQYDFLFKLVLVGDASVGKTCVVQRFKTGAFSERQGSTIGVDFTMKTLEIQGKRVKLQIWDTAGQERFRTITQSYYRSANGAILAYDITKRSSFLSVPHWIEDVRKYAGSNIVQLLIGNKSDLSELREVPLAEAQSLVEHYDILCAIETSAKDSSNVEEAFVRVATELVVRHGGPLLSEKGTDHIQLDSKDVGDGWGCGC, from the exons ATGGCGGGGCCGGGCCCGGGCCCGGGGGACCCGGACGAGCAGTACGATTTCCTGTTCAAGCTGGTGCTGGTGGGCGACGCGAGCGTGGGCAAGACGTGCGTGGTGCAGCGCTTCAAGACCGGTGCTTTCTCGGAGCGCCAGGGCAGCACCATCGGCGTCGACTTCACCATGAAGACGCTGGAGATCCAGGGCAAGCGGGTCAAG CTGCAGATCTGGGACACAGCTGGCCAGGAACGATTCCGCACCATCACCCAGAGCTACTACCGCAGTGCCAACGGGGCCATCCTCGCTTACGACATCACAAAGAGGAGCTCCTTTCTGTCAGTGCCTCACTGGATCGAGGATGTGAGGAAGTACGCAGGCTCTAACATCGTGCAGCTGCTGATCG GGAACAAGTCGGACCTGAGCGAGCTCCGGGAGGTCCCGCTGGCCGAGGCACAGAGCCTGGTGGAGCACTATGACATCCTGTGTGCCATCGAGACGTCTGCCAAGGACTCGAGCAACGTGGAGGAGGCCTTCGTGAGGGTGGCCACAGAGCTGGTCGTCAGGCACGGCGGCCCTCTGCTCAGTGAGAAGGGCACCGACCACATCCAGCTGGATAGCAAGGACGTCGGAGACGGCTGGGGCTGTGGCTGCTGA